Within the Nicotiana tabacum cultivar K326 chromosome 11, ASM71507v2, whole genome shotgun sequence genome, the region TCACCCGGTCTTTAACGACGGTTACTTTAGCGACCTTGCCGAAAGTGGAGAAGATTGTGTGGAGGTCGGAGTTTGTGAGGGTATAATCGAGATTACTCACGTACACTGTTGATTTTGATGGAGCTAGTCCGCCGCTGCCGCTGCCGCGCGAAGTGGAAGAGGTTTTGGATGTGGCGGAGGACGACGGCGCCGGTGAAGGTGCGGAGGAGTAGCGGTAGTAGAAAgtgtcgtcttcttcttcgtcgCTGTGCTTTTTCTTCCTTGACATTTTTACGATTTGTTTCCAAACGAATAACAGTTAGCTGCGGGGAGTAAGCCTTATTGgggaaaaaaagggaaataatttAACATTATAGGAATTTAACAAGAAAAGGACCGAATTTTACCAAAAGTGTATGACAATTATCAACTAATACgttcaaaaaataatttaattgattatgtTTAGATGTTAGGATATGTTAATGGTCCAAAACTTAACAAACAACACTATTAAAAAGATTAAAAATAATCATATACAATAAATTGTTCATAACAGATAAAAAAATTGAGATTTTTACCCCCATATACAACGTATCCAAAATCACATGAAAAGAGATTATCTTGAAAGATTAAAATTCCTCGACATCAATCCAAAACTAAGCTAAGAATGGAGCAAAATGAAAAATAGGAAATCCATATTGACTGTCCTCACTAGTTCCAAACGATGTAATCTTTTTAGAAGGAAAACTTAAACTTATATTTTTGGACataaatttctaaatattttttgaaaaaactgaTTTGGACGAGATTGGACGTGAAAGTAAAAagagatttttttaatttttgtatactattggaaactttattaccctaaaTGTTCGTGTTTAGTAAATTATCCTACCTacacaagttttgtttacaaaatatatacatttcaCCTTAAAAGActctcaatccattattagtgcattcaattaagggatttaattacactattttcctttttttttgtcctCTCTCCCCTATTctctcatgattttgtttgttatACCCTTAATATCTaagatcttttcttttctttgaattttcgATGTAAATTACTTCCTCTGAGTTTTTCTTACGTTTTCTCCGTGCTTGACGCCAAAAAAAGATGGACAATTAAAATCAAATCGTCAATatattgaatggaaaagtttattTATTGtagaatatttttaaaataatgataATTAGCCCTTTACGCAAATTGGTGAAGAAAGTCGAGTCAAGTTCATGTCAGTTCTTGAAGCTAGCAGTAGTGCATATCACTTGGAAGGACAAAATCATGTAAAGAAAATACATGAGAATGGGAGTTACAGATACACAACAGTATCTTCCAAAGAGTTGCTCTGGGAAACTGTGCTGAACAgttttgctctttttcttctaAAAAGGAAAGTTCTGCATTTAACCCAAAGCTCTTTAGGTCTTTACTTTTAGCCATTCAAAAGGCCGGTGACGAAGGTCTtaaatacaacaacaattacaacttaaatatataatttttatacaattttatacaatatgtcttttgtatattttgtatctgatttatacatagtaaaaaaaaCATTCAGACAACTAATtgtatattatacaatttatctataacttatctacaatttatatatattatttctacttagttatatataactacaacataataccacttaaatataaattttatacaatatgtcttttgtatattttgtatctaatttatacatagtaaaaacaaatttcatacaactaattatatattatacaacttatctacaattttcgtacattatttctactcagttatatacaactataatatcatacaacttaaatataatttttatacaatattgttcaactttcatacaatagttaaatgaatacaagaaaaataaataaacaacataatacaatttttctacaattttactacaatttctgcaatataatgtatgtcatgtcttcttcttcttcaagttacaatctgaaattcagccaaaatcaagtctaatcttcaccaaaacctctAAAAaatgagatataaactccaaaccatattcccaattatttgcaacaacacccaatccaaacaaataatgatttttgaaaacccaaattcgaattcaaagctttttaatggcggtcaatggtggaattgctgctctattttcctttgctttatattactgaaatttgggattgagagatacgtagagagaattctcaattctttgcaacatccaatccaaacaaacaatgttttttgaaaacccaaattcgaattcaaagcttcaaagctttttaatggttgtcaatggtgaaGGGGTTACAGATTTTCGCTGGTTTTAGAAGAGGAAATCATCGGGTATGGTTTGATACGTGGGTGAGGGGGTGGGATTTGGAGAAAGAAAGTTGGGGGGAGTGGGAATATACGGTAGAGTTAAATTAGGAGACTAATTAATACCATTAAAACCcctaaaatgtacataaatggtaattaggTATATAAAAGGTAATTATATTAGTAAAAGTTAAGCATTGATGGTAATATAGTTTACTATATGGCATAGGAAGGTAAATATCCCGATTAAAAATGTGCTTGGAAATAAATTTTGATGCAAGTTTTGACATGTTAAAAAGTCCTATTTTCAACTAAAAAGTCTAAAATGGTCATCATTTGGCCCAAAAAGTATCTCAAGCTATATTTTGGCATTTGAAGTTTGGTTTTCAAAATCTCCCAATTCTATAAACAAATACATGttggaatttatttattttttggaaaaaatatggCCAAACGCCTACTTAGATTGAGCGCAAGAATTATACAAGGACATATATAAGAATGTCTACGCAAGTTAGTATTGGATGCAACAAATTTGAATCGAACAGAATGACTGTAGATCATTCATATACTTGAATCTAGCTTAATTTGGGAATTGGGACTATAACGTAGTGTGATTGATTGTTTTATCACACTACTTCAACAGTACATAAGGAGGAGAACGCTAGGCAATATAGATATCTTCTTAGATATCCCACAATAATATATGCATATTTTCTAAATGCGTCTTCAGAATTTTATCATATCTCCAGAAAGTTTTAGTCATTGCTTTCATTCAAAAGTACAGTGGCAAAGAAAGTTTGGACAAGGCCACCAATCCTCAGTGGCTGCTAAAGAGGCCATCTAACATGAGGATGAGAGTAATATTTACATATATCAGAAATCATATTGAAGCAACCAAGTCTTCGGTCTCAGTCGTCTGCTGAGAAAGGGTGCCTCCAATCCATCTCTTCAGCATCTCTAAGGCAGCTTTAGGTTGATCCATTGGAACCATGTGTCCAGCATCGTGAACCTATTATACGACACAACACAGTTAGCTCAAACACCCATCACTAGAAATTGAACAATAACATCGACAAAGAAAGGCACCTTCAGGAAACTCAGAGGCCCGTGGCTTTTCAACAACCCAGCTTCAGCACTGTCAACTTCAAAAGGGACATCGGGAGATGCTACAAACTCTTTCTGACCACTCCATTCCATAGCCTGAACCCATCTTGAGTTACCTGGTAAAGGAGATGTGTTACGACATATGAAATGTTTATGTGAAAAGTTTCCATCATTAAGCTTAAGAGTTGAGTCAAAGCTTACCAAGCCAGTTGCAAATAAGATCATATTCTCCAGCATAGACAAGCAACTTTATTCCATCCTCAAGCAAGGTTGGAATGCCAGCCTCAAGATTTCTCATCCAATCAACAAGCATGGCCTGGTACACAGTAGTACTGCATGAGACAAACTCTATATCCTCAACTCCAAGAGCCTGCTTAACAGAATGCATATTCAGCAATTTCTCCATGTTTGAGAAGTCATAGCAGAGTGCTCCGACGCATTTCTTTCTGATGTCATAATGCTGCAGGTGAAAGCTCAATGGATCAGAAACATAGTTATTCAGTCATTTGTTCCAAACTTTGGAAGGCATGCCaaggatttttttttgaaaaggtaaCATATGGGACAATGTCACCTCTTGAGCAATTTAACATATTCAACATGAAATGATATGGGGTAGCaatttaggaaaaataaatttctgGGATTATTTCTACTATTTCTGAGGCTAGTAACACCTATTTCTCTACGAAGTACAGAATAAGTATCACAGGCACTAGAATTAGTAGAAAATGGGAACACAGACAGAAGTGGCTGATAACTTACATTGATGTCAGCCCCAGCACGTGCACGAACAGCAGAGAATATAGAATTGCAAACAAAATAGGCAGCCAAGCAAGAGATTTTCCCATCAGTACCTAAAAGGATAAAAACAGACAGAGAAActgagaagaaaacaaagtaccGAGAATTGATTTGCTGTGGTCAAAGAACATCCAATTACTTCATCAGTCcccttcccttttctttttcaccCAGGCAAAGCTCGAATGAGTCAATTGATATGGAGGAAAGACAGATAGTAAACAGGAAATAAAATAATGTACCACAAAGGTTTATTGCAACTTCACAAACTGGAAGTATTTTGTTGATACGATCATGATCAGACTTCGAAATTAATCCCATGTCCAATGCATAGTCAGTATACGCagcgtattgtattttgggatccGTAAGCCCATTCCCAATGGCAAAACCCTGTTCAAATACTTTCAATGAAGTAAAGACACGTGAATAAGGAAATAAAAATTCAATAACTGGGGAAATGAGGTACCTTTAAGTTTATATGTAATCCTTCTTTAGCCTTGTTTCCCTTGTGTACTCTAGCAGCAAAAGCAGGAATATAGTGCCCAGCATAAGATTCTCCGGTTATGTAGAAGTCATTCTTCACAAGCTCAGGATGCTCTTCAAAGAAAGCCTAAACCATTATTAATGATCACACCAACAAAAACAAGTCAGGATCGTATTGTCTCAGTTACACATCAATTTAGAAAAATGCCCACTGCATCACATAGAAGAACGAAACTAAAATAGCCAATGCGCCACAAATGCTCAAGAGAATTCATAATCAAACTACATTCAGGAATGCCAATGTGTCACAAATGCTCAAGAGAATTCATAATCAAACCACATTCAGGAATGCCAATGTGTCACAACTGCAACAATAATGATTTTACTTAACGGAAAGGAATATCCGGAAACATCCTCtctaaccccccccccctcccggtAGGGGTAAGTTCTgcatacactctaccctccccagacccccactagtgggattattactgggttgatgtttttgttgttgtacttaACGGAAAGGAATGCCATAAATGAATTTGTATCCTTGAGGATGTTCACAACCAGGACTGAAGTTGCTTCCACCTTTTTACCATGTGAAATGTTTATTGCCCGTTAGAAGCAGGACAAATTGTCCGGTGCAAACCTCATGAATAACATACATGAAACTAGCAATTGATAGGTGAAGAAAACATAGGAAACCATCCATATCATTAAGTTTAACAATTGACTATCTT harbors:
- the LOC107786070 gene encoding serine carboxypeptidase-like; this encodes MAQMKLSLSVSLFLTLLLLSPSSFAKVSISSKLASKQAEKLIHELNLFPKESDNIVDRDPFPTAASRIVEKRFSFPNLANSSIISFEDLGHHAGYYKIKHSHAARLFYFFFESQGSKDDPVVIWLSGGPGCSSELALFYENGPFSIANNLSLVLNEYGWDKVSNLIYVDQPTGTGFSYSSDRHDIRHSEAGVSDDLYDFLQAFFEEHPELVKNDFYITGESYAGHYIPAFAARVHKGNKAKEGLHINLKGFAIGNGLTDPKIQYAAYTDYALDMGLISKSDHDRINKILPVCEVAINLCGTDGKISCLAAYFVCNSIFSAVRARAGADINHYDIRKKCVGALCYDFSNMEKLLNMHSVKQALGVEDIEFVSCSTTVYQAMLVDWMRNLEAGIPTLLEDGIKLLVYAGEYDLICNWLGNSRWVQAMEWSGQKEFVASPDVPFEVDSAEAGLLKSHGPLSFLKVHDAGHMVPMDQPKAALEMLKRWIGGTLSQQTTETEDLVASI